A portion of the Candidatus Zixiibacteriota bacterium genome contains these proteins:
- a CDS encoding acyl-CoA thioesterase codes for MKPVFNKDFFKFKTSFQTRFYEVDLQGVVHHSVIIKYLEIGRVEYWKDIGVGYQDFLDSGLQYVVAKVECNYIKPLYFDRMITIMVRTSRVSRTSITYEYLIYNDSDECAIHAFTTLVCIQAYKNKPYPLPKSYLDKIINYEIEGSVENKAFKK; via the coding sequence ATGAAGCCAGTATTTAATAAAGACTTTTTTAAATTTAAAACCAGTTTTCAAACCCGTTTCTATGAGGTCGACTTGCAGGGCGTCGTTCATCATTCGGTTATAATTAAATACCTTGAAATCGGCAGAGTCGAATATTGGAAAGACATAGGTGTCGGCTATCAGGATTTTCTCGATTCAGGGCTTCAGTATGTGGTGGCCAAAGTAGAATGTAATTATATCAAGCCTCTTTATTTTGACAGGATGATTACCATAATGGTCAGAACATCGCGGGTTTCTCGAACCAGCATCACTTACGAATATTTAATTTATAATGATAGCGATGAATGTGCTATCCATGCCTTTACTACCTTAGTGTGCATACAGGCATACAAAAACAAGCCATACCCATTGCCTAAGTCATATCTTGATAAAATCATAAACTACGAAATTGAAGGTTCGGTTGAAAATAAAGCCTTCAAAAAATAA
- a CDS encoding response regulator, translated as MNPIKVMLVDDEEDLSLVMAERLEMRGFDAHGVTNSEKALELLKGKDFDVIVIDVKMPGIGGIDLMRQIKKEKPGTEVILFTGHGSRKEGELGISEGAFDFLIKPVTIESLIQKIEKAAAK; from the coding sequence ATGAATCCGATAAAAGTTATGTTGGTTGATGATGAAGAAGATTTATCATTAGTTATGGCCGAACGCTTGGAAATGCGGGGATTTGACGCTCACGGTGTTACCAATTCCGAAAAAGCATTAGAACTTCTGAAGGGTAAAGATTTTGACGTTATCGTTATTGATGTCAAGATGCCGGGAATTGGGGGCATCGATTTGATGAGACAGATTAAGAAGGAAAAACCCGGCACGGAAGTTATCCTTTTTACCGGACATGGCTCTCGCAAGGAAGGCGAACTGGGAATCAGCGAAGGAGCATTCGATTTTCTTATCAAGCCGGTAACAATAGAAAGCTTAATCCAAAAAATCGAGAAAGCAGCGGCAAAATAA
- a CDS encoding response regulator, with protein MAVIAIFSGSFCQADSIAQNIAQKLSYNYFTSDELLADTAKKHNIPIDKLVRILYGPTPFLNRLTHEKEHYIAYLKSTLAETIQKNNQVFHGFETLLLPNNISHILRIGIIADHNYRVNIAAKLKNISEKDANNIVRKDDNIRFQWSQYLMGLSPWDEELYDIIIPMHSSSVDEAVNIIFENTQKEAVKTTPESEKAIADFVLASRINVALTEKNHEVEILCDDGNTVILINKHVNRLEHKKSELRKIVETVKGVKKVDVKVGPKYHIPSVYPPDDFEVPRKVLLVDDEKDFVHALSERLQTRNFESAVVYDGEEALSFVEGDEPEVIVLDLKMPGIDGIEVLRQVKQNHPRTEVIILTGHGSEKEENLAAELGAFAYFQKPVDIDKLSEAMKKAYKKIRDSKST; from the coding sequence ATGGCAGTAATTGCAATTTTCAGCGGTTCGTTTTGCCAGGCTGATAGTATCGCTCAGAATATTGCTCAAAAGCTATCATATAATTATTTTACAAGCGATGAATTATTAGCAGACACCGCGAAAAAACACAATATTCCTATCGATAAACTTGTGAGAATCTTATATGGCCCTACGCCTTTTCTAAATAGATTAACTCACGAGAAAGAACATTATATTGCTTATTTAAAATCTACTTTAGCTGAAACAATCCAGAAAAACAATCAGGTATTTCATGGTTTTGAAACACTGTTATTGCCAAATAATATATCTCATATTCTAAGAATAGGCATTATTGCAGATCACAATTATCGCGTAAACATTGCCGCCAAGCTTAAAAACATATCAGAAAAAGACGCTAATAATATAGTCCGTAAAGATGACAACATACGATTTCAATGGTCGCAATATTTGATGGGATTAAGCCCTTGGGACGAAGAGCTTTATGATATAATAATTCCAATGCATTCCAGCTCTGTGGATGAGGCTGTTAATATTATTTTCGAAAATACTCAAAAGGAAGCTGTTAAAACTACACCTGAATCGGAAAAGGCAATAGCTGATTTTGTGTTGGCTTCACGGATTAATGTCGCCTTAACAGAGAAAAATCACGAAGTTGAGATTTTATGTGATGATGGCAATACAGTTATTTTAATTAATAAGCATGTCAACAGACTGGAACACAAAAAAAGTGAATTGCGTAAGATTGTCGAGACTGTAAAGGGCGTAAAGAAGGTAGATGTCAAGGTTGGACCTAAATACCATATACCGTCAGTCTATCCTCCCGATGATTTTGAGGTTCCTCGAAAAGTATTATTAGTTGATGATGAGAAGGACTTCGTTCACGCTTTATCAGAACGTTTGCAAACGAGGAATTTCGAATCTGCTGTTGTATACGATGGCGAGGAAGCGTTATCGTTTGTTGAAGGAGACGAACCGGAAGTTATAGTATTGGATTTAAAGATGCCGGGCATTGACGGCATTGAGGTGCTGCGGCAAGTAAAACAAAATCATCCCCGAACAGAGGTGATAATTCTCACTGGTCATGGCTCGGAAAAGGAAGAGAACTTGGCTGCCGAATTGGGTGCTTTTGCTTATTTTCAAAAGCCCGTCGATATCGATAAATTGTCTGAGGCTATGAAAAAAGCCTATAAAAAAATACGGGATTCCAAGAGTACTTAA
- a CDS encoding ATP-binding protein, producing MDTIKKLLHYVLPVYINSEILPEGGWGRYRRLWKRVVFLTTFVSITPLLIMVVVNYYQYKKVFQEEMIYPISRLTSNTRISLSSFIAERRSVLDLINHDKSYEELLDQKNLTSFFRNLKKSFGGFVDIGLIDAEGRQRTYVGPYELKGKNYENQSWFHEVKLRGIYVSEVFMGYREFPHFVIAVTHEMDNGGFYVLRATIDMETVNHDILSLSRRPSSDAFLVNSKGILQTNSLFYGNTLNRINFPIPPYSKKTEVIEQIDEKGKLYILGYAYIENSPFILMEITRPEEHMRNWFSLRNNLLWFLAASIFFIIVVIIWGTNRFVGHILEADKRRAQALHNIEYTNKMASIGRLAAGVAHEVNNPLQIINENAGLLKDIIDITEEFPKREKFTKHIGIITKSVERCSKITHRLLGFAKRIDTRIETIDLKILIQEVVSFLDREAQHRNITINYHIDEFLPTIESDKGQLQQVFLNIINNSFEALDDSGYVDITLEAKNASHVSVIIADNGKGISEEDIPKIFEPFFTSKKVKGTGLGLSITYGIIQKLGGDISVKSEVGKETAFTITLPIKYK from the coding sequence ATGGATACTATAAAAAAATTACTTCATTATGTTTTACCTGTCTATATAAATTCCGAAATATTGCCAGAAGGCGGTTGGGGCAGGTATCGCAGATTATGGAAAAGAGTGGTATTCCTTACAACATTTGTCTCGATTACTCCCCTGTTAATTATGGTTGTAGTTAACTACTATCAATATAAAAAAGTTTTTCAGGAAGAGATGATCTATCCAATCTCTCGCCTTACTTCAAACACAAGAATATCTCTGTCATCTTTTATCGCTGAACGCAGATCCGTATTAGACTTGATAAATCATGATAAATCTTATGAAGAGCTTTTAGACCAGAAAAATCTAACTTCGTTTTTTAGGAATCTTAAAAAATCATTTGGCGGGTTTGTCGATATTGGATTAATTGATGCGGAGGGAAGACAAAGGACTTACGTTGGACCTTATGAGCTTAAAGGGAAAAATTATGAAAATCAAAGTTGGTTTCATGAGGTAAAACTTCGTGGAATTTATGTTAGCGAAGTCTTTATGGGCTATCGCGAATTTCCTCATTTCGTAATTGCTGTAACGCATGAGATGGATAATGGCGGGTTTTATGTGCTTCGAGCAACCATAGATATGGAAACGGTAAATCATGATATACTCTCATTAAGCAGGCGTCCATCAAGCGACGCTTTTTTAGTAAACTCTAAAGGAATATTGCAAACAAATTCGCTTTTCTATGGAAACACTCTCAATCGAATTAATTTCCCGATACCCCCATACTCGAAAAAAACCGAGGTAATTGAGCAAATTGACGAGAAAGGCAAGCTTTATATTTTAGGTTATGCTTATATAGAAAATTCTCCTTTTATACTTATGGAAATAACCAGACCGGAAGAACATATGAGAAACTGGTTTTCTCTCAGAAATAATCTGCTTTGGTTTTTAGCCGCAAGTATATTTTTTATAATTGTTGTAATAATATGGGGCACAAATCGTTTTGTTGGCCATATCTTGGAAGCTGACAAGCGGCGGGCACAAGCTCTTCACAATATAGAATACACTAATAAAATGGCTTCTATAGGGAGGTTAGCGGCAGGCGTAGCTCATGAAGTTAATAACCCCTTACAGATAATTAACGAGAATGCCGGACTTTTGAAAGATATTATTGATATAACCGAGGAATTTCCCAAACGAGAAAAGTTTACAAAGCATATCGGAATTATTACCAAGTCTGTCGAAAGATGCAGCAAGATAACTCATCGCCTGCTCGGGTTTGCCAAGAGAATCGATACCCGGATTGAAACTATAGACTTAAAAATACTTATTCAAGAAGTTGTCAGTTTTTTAGATAGAGAAGCGCAGCATAGAAATATTACAATAAATTACCATATCGATGAATTTCTACCCACTATCGAAAGCGACAAAGGACAGCTGCAGCAAGTATTTTTAAATATCATAAACAATTCTTTCGAAGCCCTCGATGATAGCGGGTATGTTGATATCACTCTTGAGGCAAAGAATGCAAGTCATGTAAGCGTTATCATAGCTGATAATGGTAAAGGAATATCGGAAGAGGATATTCCTAAAATCTTTGAACCGTTTTTCACTTCAAAGAAAGTAAAAGGTACTGGCCTTGGGCTTTCTATTACCTATGGCATAATTCAAAAACTCGGCGGTGATATAAGTGTTAAGAGTGAAGTCGGCAAAGAAACCGCTTTCACCATAACATTGCCGATTAAATACAAATAG
- a CDS encoding response regulator produces MADEKILLVDDDNDFTEVMTERMESRGLKVDTAKNGSIAVDKVKDKSYDAIVLDLSMPGIDGIETLKMLLERQPDLQVILLTGHATVEKGVEAVKLGAMDFLEKPANLEKLIKKIQEAKHKKMLIVENKVEEKITKIIREKGW; encoded by the coding sequence ATGGCAGATGAAAAAATATTATTAGTAGATGACGACAATGACTTTACCGAAGTGATGACCGAGAGAATGGAATCCCGAGGCTTGAAAGTCGATACGGCGAAAAATGGCTCGATAGCTGTAGATAAAGTAAAAGATAAATCATACGATGCCATTGTTCTCGACCTTTCGATGCCAGGTATTGACGGCATCGAAACCTTGAAAATGCTGCTTGAGCGACAACCTGATCTTCAGGTAATTCTACTTACCGGTCACGCCACGGTTGAAAAAGGCGTGGAGGCAGTAAAGCTTGGTGCTATGGACTTTTTGGAAAAACCTGCTAACTTGGAAAAGCTAATTAAAAAAATACAAGAGGCTAAACACAAAAAGATGCTTATAGTCGAAAATAAAGTCGAAGAAAAGATTACGAAGATTATTAGAGAAAAAGGTTGGTAA
- a CDS encoding response regulator, protein MYSFILFLAVGLFAIGCLLVLHFKHQTKSTLSWFGSIVIIVSAITAAIAISKPYDIIPTLLFGIGIIFFTIGIYRLMVGFSQRKNNTAAEFQARTLGDILHVAASRENLIELLNYSLDRYLELFSLNSGAIHIFHKPRNMLIMGSYRGLAPSCAKKLEQLQPGQSAIGRTIQNKRVLIIRDLRVSPDYQFFGGKIEGYSFLAVAPIIVDNECWGVITLLGRKKYHRGMLDITTLEEFGCKLGQALALGRENRRMTAAYKLLKNTIEFYHRLFADLKHNLYNAKSSIFGMLADYPAKLFGGLPFCVITISSGRCRSIYWPDIDSPHDDNNALINKHINADFIQTIIKPGKFFKADFEDIPEFFTGVSFKNKKAVCCCLSFSDSWFAVFAVDAARISDLQEFNDDIQLLEYLANLEYIKSRIHSENQKLNLSEPDNKELEKVSEQLAPILNSITENIQSAFARLSQNGDYVNISELKQWLVNLERPAFKGLRILQKIGKKNSFDEIIQTALDKENLDVDFHPGIKLSEMESDKSGFEKIIKDILKESILDGKRVRLKTSSLNDIITLTIEGEVNLKFPSPELIKHAGLHNIMIELPGRLKTPPADLEIGGVVDKQTKKITVLAIESNSVFTELLKDIFSETEYNFHAETSASAGLAYLESARYNREPVDIAVIDISLQDIPGLELSRQIKDFDSRIYTILISTWGVNLYKSTLEDAGVDAVLNKPFRLEQLNRILTEWRNQNEASI, encoded by the coding sequence ATGTATAGCTTCATTTTATTTCTTGCGGTTGGATTGTTTGCGATTGGCTGTCTGCTTGTTTTACATTTTAAGCATCAGACCAAAAGTACCTTGAGCTGGTTTGGTTCAATTGTTATAATCGTTTCGGCAATAACAGCTGCCATAGCTATCAGCAAGCCTTATGATATTATCCCAACGCTTCTATTTGGTATAGGAATAATTTTCTTTACAATCGGGATATATCGATTAATGGTTGGATTCAGCCAGCGGAAAAACAATACGGCTGCCGAATTTCAGGCAAGAACTCTTGGTGATATTCTACATGTTGCCGCCAGTCGTGAAAATTTAATCGAATTGTTAAACTATTCATTAGATAGATACCTCGAACTTTTCTCGCTCAATTCGGGCGCTATTCATATTTTTCACAAGCCGAGAAACATGCTTATAATGGGCAGTTATCGCGGTCTGGCTCCATCCTGCGCAAAAAAACTCGAGCAATTACAACCGGGACAATCGGCGATAGGCAGGACAATTCAGAATAAGCGAGTGCTAATTATCCGCGATCTCCGCGTCAGCCCCGACTACCAATTTTTCGGCGGTAAAATCGAGGGCTACTCATTCTTGGCAGTTGCGCCAATCATTGTCGATAACGAATGCTGGGGAGTAATTACATTGCTTGGCCGCAAGAAATACCATCGCGGAATGCTTGATATAACTACGCTTGAGGAATTTGGCTGCAAACTTGGCCAAGCACTGGCTTTGGGACGGGAAAACAGGCGAATGACTGCCGCCTACAAGCTTCTAAAAAATACAATCGAGTTTTACCATCGGCTATTTGCAGACTTAAAGCATAACCTTTACAATGCTAAAAGCTCGATTTTTGGGATGTTGGCTGACTATCCGGCAAAACTATTCGGCGGTCTGCCGTTTTGCGTTATTACAATCTCATCCGGTAGGTGCCGCTCTATTTATTGGCCTGACATTGACAGCCCCCATGATGATAACAACGCTCTTATAAACAAGCATATCAACGCCGATTTTATTCAAACCATTATTAAACCGGGCAAGTTTTTCAAAGCTGATTTTGAGGATATTCCGGAGTTTTTTACCGGTGTTAGTTTCAAGAATAAAAAAGCGGTCTGCTGCTGCCTTTCATTCTCTGACAGCTGGTTTGCGGTTTTTGCTGTTGATGCTGCCAGAATTTCTGATTTGCAAGAATTTAATGATGACATACAGCTTTTGGAATACTTAGCCAATTTAGAGTATATTAAAAGCCGGATTCATTCGGAAAACCAGAAGCTGAATTTATCTGAACCGGACAATAAGGAATTGGAAAAAGTCAGCGAACAGTTAGCCCCGATTTTAAATTCTATAACTGAAAATATCCAATCGGCATTTGCTCGTCTCTCTCAAAACGGCGACTATGTTAATATCAGCGAACTTAAACAATGGCTTGTTAATTTAGAACGCCCGGCTTTTAAGGGATTGCGGATATTGCAAAAGATAGGCAAAAAAAATAGCTTCGATGAAATAATACAGACTGCGCTCGACAAAGAAAACTTAGACGTTGATTTTCATCCGGGAATAAAACTATCTGAGATGGAATCCGATAAAAGCGGCTTCGAGAAAATTATCAAGGATATATTAAAGGAATCAATTCTCGATGGTAAACGAGTTAGGCTGAAGACATCATCACTAAATGACATCATTACCCTGACAATAGAGGGCGAGGTCAATCTTAAATTCCCATCGCCTGAATTAATTAAACACGCCGGACTTCACAATATCATGATAGAATTGCCCGGGCGATTAAAGACGCCGCCGGCAGATTTAGAAATTGGCGGGGTTGTTGATAAACAAACAAAGAAAATTACGGTTTTAGCCATTGAAAGCAATAGTGTTTTCACAGAGCTTCTAAAAGATATATTTTCCGAAACCGAATATAATTTTCACGCTGAAACATCAGCATCGGCGGGCTTAGCCTACCTCGAATCAGCCCGCTATAACCGTGAGCCTGTTGATATAGCTGTCATTGATATATCCTTACAGGATATTCCCGGACTTGAGTTATCCCGCCAAATAAAGGATTTTGACAGCCGGATATATACGATTTTAATATCAACATGGGGCGTAAATCTGTATAAATCAACATTGGAGGATGCCGGAGTCGATGCAGTGCTCAATAAACCTTTCAGGTTGGAACAATTAAACCGCATATTAACCGAATGGCGCAATCAAAATGAAGCCAGTATTTAA
- a CDS encoding SulP family inorganic anion transporter, whose protein sequence is MRLFPFLAWFKNYNITYFRLDFISGLTVALVLIPQSMAYAQLAGLPPYYGLYAAFLPPLIAALFGSSFQLATGPVAVVSLMTATALEPLATAGSESFIAYAILLALLVGIFQFSLGLLKLGLVVNLLSHPVVNGFTNAAAIIIATSQLSKIFGVHVDKAEHHYQTVYQVIEAAISHTHWQTLAIATLAFGIMIFIKWYNKRLPGVLIAVVITIFISWSIGFEKNVAADISQIESSKIKETIKGFNNQLIEIDSLINLRAEFKTNIHKTEEKYGLHSFEVLNIKHQIDCLNTQIISGKENAREYRLEIRSSELYAAYGDDGKLIFYEKFDFPENAQQEGREWQIKVGSKRLSESSLVLVGGGDVVGNIPKGLPELKFPKFQLSEALSLFPMAIIISFLGFMEAISIAKAMAAKTGQRIDPNQELIGQGLANIIGSTASSYAVSGSFSRSAVNLQAGAQTGLSNVFSSGIVAITLLLFTPLLFHLPQAVLAAIIMMAVIGLVNIRGFIYAWKVQWYDGLIGIITFICTLAFAPHLDKGIMIGVALSLILYLLRVMKPQIAMLSMHPDGTYRASRRHNLAKCKHIAVIRYNGSVFFTNVNYLEEKILQVIESMPELKHILIVCNGINELDASGEDMISLLIERIRENGLDVSFSGLNDHVLDVMRRSYLLEKMGEDNVYRNAARAIESIFDKAHHGSNEKRCPLKEVVQIEN, encoded by the coding sequence ATGCGTCTGTTCCCATTCTTAGCATGGTTTAAGAATTATAATATCACATATTTTCGTCTTGATTTTATTTCCGGTCTTACGGTAGCTCTTGTGCTTATACCTCAATCTATGGCTTACGCGCAACTCGCAGGTTTACCTCCATATTATGGTCTGTATGCGGCATTTCTCCCGCCCTTAATTGCGGCTTTATTCGGTTCAAGTTTTCAGCTGGCTACCGGACCGGTGGCTGTTGTATCGCTTATGACAGCTACTGCGCTGGAACCATTAGCTACGGCAGGCAGCGAATCATTTATCGCTTATGCAATTTTGCTGGCATTACTTGTAGGGATATTCCAGTTTTCACTTGGCTTATTAAAGCTTGGTTTGGTAGTCAATCTTCTTTCTCATCCTGTAGTAAATGGTTTTACTAACGCTGCCGCTATAATAATTGCCACTTCTCAATTATCTAAAATATTCGGCGTGCATGTAGATAAAGCCGAACATCATTATCAAACAGTATATCAAGTTATAGAGGCAGCAATTTCACACACGCATTGGCAGACATTGGCAATAGCCACTCTGGCATTTGGCATAATGATTTTTATAAAATGGTATAATAAGCGTCTTCCGGGAGTATTGATTGCGGTAGTAATAACAATATTCATTTCCTGGTCAATAGGCTTCGAAAAGAACGTAGCGGCAGACATATCGCAGATAGAATCTTCCAAAATAAAAGAAACTATTAAAGGGTTCAACAATCAATTAATAGAAATTGACAGCCTGATTAACTTGAGAGCGGAGTTTAAAACCAACATTCACAAAACCGAGGAAAAATATGGTTTGCATTCATTTGAGGTTTTAAACATTAAACATCAAATTGATTGCCTTAATACACAGATAATATCTGGTAAGGAAAATGCTCGCGAATATCGTTTAGAGATTCGAAGTTCAGAATTATATGCCGCTTATGGCGATGACGGAAAGCTGATATTTTACGAGAAGTTTGATTTCCCGGAAAACGCTCAACAAGAAGGGCGCGAATGGCAGATTAAGGTTGGCAGCAAGCGCCTTTCTGAAAGCAGTCTCGTATTAGTTGGCGGCGGCGATGTTGTTGGAAATATTCCAAAAGGATTGCCGGAATTAAAATTTCCAAAATTTCAACTCTCTGAGGCGCTTTCGCTATTTCCTATGGCTATTATCATATCATTTTTAGGGTTCATGGAAGCGATATCTATTGCAAAGGCAATGGCCGCTAAAACCGGTCAACGCATCGATCCCAATCAAGAACTTATAGGTCAGGGGCTGGCAAACATTATCGGTTCGACCGCTAGCAGTTACGCGGTATCAGGATCGTTCTCTCGCTCAGCGGTAAACTTGCAGGCAGGCGCTCAAACCGGATTGTCTAATGTTTTTAGCAGCGGCATCGTAGCCATTACCTTGTTGCTTTTCACACCGCTATTATTTCATCTTCCTCAGGCTGTATTGGCGGCAATCATTATGATGGCAGTTATCGGACTGGTTAATATTAGAGGATTTATTTATGCTTGGAAAGTGCAATGGTATGATGGTCTTATCGGAATAATAACTTTCATTTGCACGCTGGCTTTCGCGCCTCATCTCGATAAGGGTATAATGATTGGCGTTGCTCTTTCGCTGATTCTTTATTTACTCAGAGTTATGAAGCCCCAGATTGCCATGCTATCGATGCATCCCGATGGCACCTACCGAGCTTCCCGCCGTCACAATTTGGCTAAATGCAAACATATTGCGGTGATTCGCTATAATGGTTCGGTATTTTTCACTAATGTAAATTACCTTGAAGAAAAGATATTACAGGTGATTGAGTCTATGCCTGAATTGAAGCATATACTGATTGTTTGCAATGGCATCAACGAGTTGGATGCCTCAGGTGAAGATATGATATCACTGCTAATCGAAAGGATACGCGAAAACGGTTTGGATGTATCATTCAGCGGCTTGAACGATCATGTGCTGGATGTTATGAGACGCTCTTATCTTTTAGAGAAAATGGGCGAGGATAATGTTTACCGTAATGCCGCGCGAGCGATTGAAAGCATATTTGATAAGGCGCATCATGGTTCTAACGAAAAAAGATGCCCTTTGAAAGAAGTTGTCCAAATAGAAAATTAA
- a CDS encoding HAMP domain-containing histidine kinase — protein MNIISQKENALREQGFAFYGKITASLSHELNNVIAIINEYNGLLNDLLIGAKQGVPIDDKKLQKISKKNSIQLERGKELVDKLNKFAHSSDNAAAEIDISEILQAIIALTQRLAGLKEINLEFKALTEPIKLVNNPFCFQHAVFTCFEMFIANDDISRSIIVSAEKIESMVIIKISGSELSDNAFNQTKKSILEMLLEQLNGSYRITAGDGGRQIIILTIDRKADTKHIS, from the coding sequence TTGAATATCATCAGCCAAAAAGAAAATGCGTTAAGAGAGCAGGGATTTGCTTTTTATGGAAAAATCACTGCCAGTCTGTCGCACGAATTAAATAATGTTATTGCGATAATAAATGAATACAATGGACTTCTTAATGACCTGCTTATCGGAGCAAAGCAGGGAGTACCTATTGATGATAAAAAACTGCAAAAAATATCGAAAAAAAATTCGATTCAACTTGAAAGAGGTAAAGAATTAGTTGATAAGCTTAATAAATTTGCTCACAGTTCTGATAACGCGGCTGCAGAAATAGATATTTCTGAAATACTTCAGGCGATTATAGCCTTAACCCAGCGTTTAGCCGGTTTGAAAGAAATCAACCTCGAATTTAAAGCGCTGACGGAACCAATTAAGCTGGTTAATAACCCCTTTTGTTTTCAGCATGCTGTTTTTACTTGCTTTGAAATGTTTATAGCTAACGATGATATTAGCAGATCGATTATTGTATCAGCCGAGAAAATTGAAAGTATGGTTATAATCAAAATTTCCGGTTCGGAGTTAAGTGATAACGCTTTCAACCAAACTAAAAAATCGATACTCGAAATGCTATTAGAACAGCTTAACGGAAGTTATAGAATAACAGCCGGAGATGGCGGGAGACAGATCATTATACTAACTATTGATAGAAAAGCCGATACAAAACATATAAGCTAA
- a CDS encoding radical SAM protein produces the protein MKAIKDYIRYNSFIRKHAYKLLKLCDKFALYNKIYSKNIRAKTSRITPFPAELSIETTNLCNAKCTICPHPDMKRTKSKMGTGLVHSLIEQAGRGKVDKLFLSGFGEPLVDNRLPQFIEYASTRGIKNITIVTNGSLLTPQLAESMIEAGLNEIIISIDGFTAKTYESIRLGLKFERLVDNLNGLSSIKNRKDAEISLSCVDLIHNRNERGKAYTEFGRFVDNIFFRQAQGWTAGYGQESAGYSPHFETNSIPCQYLWNSASVYIDGTVPACCLDFEAEGVMGNALDDSLERIWQGERFRYYRQQHLNNHKSELVPCRKCGYYSVWW, from the coding sequence TTGAAAGCCATTAAAGACTACATTCGATACAATAGTTTTATACGCAAGCATGCTTACAAGCTATTAAAGCTTTGCGATAAGTTTGCTTTATATAATAAAATCTACAGTAAAAATATTCGCGCGAAAACTTCCCGAATAACTCCTTTTCCAGCCGAGCTATCCATTGAGACAACGAATCTTTGCAATGCCAAATGCACAATTTGCCCTCATCCCGATATGAAGCGAACTAAAAGCAAGATGGGGACCGGTCTTGTTCATTCGCTTATCGAACAAGCCGGCAGGGGAAAGGTTGATAAGCTTTTCTTATCCGGTTTTGGCGAGCCGCTTGTCGATAACAGATTGCCGCAGTTTATTGAATATGCCAGTACACGCGGAATTAAAAACATAACCATTGTTACAAATGGCAGCCTGTTAACACCTCAGCTTGCCGAAAGCATGATTGAAGCCGGCTTGAATGAGATTATTATCTCCATAGATGGCTTCACTGCCAAAACGTACGAGTCTATTCGATTAGGTCTCAAATTCGAGCGGCTGGTTGACAACCTTAATGGCTTATCATCGATAAAAAATCGCAAGGATGCTGAAATTTCGCTCTCATGCGTAGACCTTATTCATAACCGAAATGAAAGAGGAAAAGCCTATACCGAATTTGGCCGGTTTGTCGATAATATATTTTTCCGTCAGGCGCAGGGCTGGACTGCTGGTTATGGACAGGAAAGCGCCGGTTATTCGCCGCATTTCGAGACAAACAGCATACCCTGCCAGTATCTCTGGAATTCAGCCAGCGTTTATATCGATGGCACTGTGCCGGCTTGCTGTCTCGATTTCGAGGCGGAGGGTGTTATGGGTAATGCCTTAGATGATAGCCTTGAAAGAATCTGGCAGGGGGAAAGATTCAGATATTATCGTCAACAGCATCTGAATAATCACAAATCGGAATTGGTTCCTTGCCGTAAATGCGGTTATTATTCGGTCTGGTGGTAA